Proteins co-encoded in one Pseudomonas beijingensis genomic window:
- a CDS encoding DUF2474 domain-containing protein → MAKPDLKDIEAAERKPLWQRLGWLALIWTGSVLALFIVASLMRMFMNAAGLTTH, encoded by the coding sequence ATGGCCAAACCTGACTTGAAAGACATCGAGGCCGCCGAACGCAAGCCGCTCTGGCAGCGGCTCGGCTGGCTGGCGCTGATTTGGACTGGCAGTGTGCTGGCGTTGTTCATCGTTGCCAGCCTGATGCGGATGTTCATGAATGCCGCGGGGCTGACCACCCACTGA
- a CDS encoding cytochrome ubiquinol oxidase subunit I, with translation MFGLEALDLARIQFAFTISFHILFPAITIGLASYLAVLEGLWLKTRDDTYRDLYHFWSKIFAVNFGMGVVSGLVMAYQFGTNWSRFSDFAGAVTGPLLTYEVLTAFFLEAGFLGVMLFGWNRVGRGLHFFSTVMVAIGTLISTFWILSSNSWMQTPQGYEIIDGRVIPVDWLAVVFNPSFPYRLLHMSTAAFVATAFFVGSSAAWHLLRGRDTPAIRRMLSMAMWMALLVAPIQAVIGDFHGLNTLKHQPAKIAAIEGHWENVGNEPTPLILFGWPDMQAEKTKYAVEIPYLGSLILTHSLDKQVPALKEFPPEDRPNSTIVFWSFRVMVGLGLLMIFTGLCSLWLRRNDRIYQSRPFLYMVLWMGPSGLVAILAGWFTTEIGRQPWVVYGLMRTADASSGHSFAQMSITLVLFVVVYFALFGAGLSYMMRLVRKGPEAHEAEPSDGGPGQKRTPARPLSAADDGEGVDKTDRSNKGN, from the coding sequence ATGTTCGGTTTGGAGGCGCTCGATCTCGCCCGAATCCAGTTCGCGTTCACGATCTCGTTCCACATCCTGTTCCCGGCCATCACCATCGGCCTGGCGAGTTACCTTGCGGTACTCGAGGGCCTGTGGCTCAAGACCCGCGATGACACCTACCGTGACCTGTACCACTTCTGGTCGAAGATCTTTGCCGTCAACTTCGGCATGGGGGTGGTGTCCGGGTTGGTCATGGCCTATCAGTTCGGGACCAACTGGAGCCGCTTTTCGGACTTCGCCGGTGCGGTGACCGGGCCTTTGCTGACCTACGAGGTGCTCACGGCGTTCTTCCTTGAAGCGGGTTTCCTGGGCGTGATGCTGTTTGGCTGGAATCGCGTCGGCCGCGGCCTGCATTTCTTTTCCACGGTCATGGTGGCGATCGGCACCCTGATCTCGACCTTCTGGATCCTGTCCTCCAACAGCTGGATGCAGACCCCCCAGGGCTACGAAATCATCGACGGCCGGGTGATCCCGGTGGACTGGCTGGCGGTGGTGTTCAACCCTTCGTTTCCTTATCGATTGCTGCACATGTCCACCGCGGCGTTTGTCGCCACGGCGTTCTTCGTCGGCTCGTCGGCGGCCTGGCATTTGCTGCGCGGCCGCGATACCCCGGCCATCCGCCGGATGCTGTCGATGGCGATGTGGATGGCCTTGCTGGTGGCGCCGATACAAGCGGTCATTGGCGACTTTCATGGTCTGAACACCCTCAAGCACCAACCGGCGAAAATCGCCGCCATCGAGGGCCATTGGGAAAACGTCGGCAATGAGCCGACGCCGTTGATCCTGTTCGGCTGGCCCGACATGCAAGCGGAAAAAACCAAATACGCCGTGGAAATTCCCTACCTGGGCAGCCTGATCCTGACCCACAGTCTGGACAAGCAGGTGCCGGCCCTCAAGGAGTTCCCGCCTGAGGATCGACCGAACTCGACCATTGTGTTCTGGTCGTTCCGGGTCATGGTCGGCCTCGGCTTGCTGATGATTTTCACTGGGCTGTGCAGCCTGTGGCTGCGCCGCAACGATCGGATCTATCAATCCAGGCCATTCCTCTACATGGTGCTATGGATGGGGCCGTCCGGCCTGGTTGCGATCCTGGCCGGCTGGTTTACCACGGAGATCGGCCGCCAGCCCTGGGTGGTCTATGGCTTGATGCGCACGGCCGATGCTTCGTCCGGCCACAGCTTCGCCCAGATGAGCATTACCCTGGTGCTGTTCGTCGTGGTGTATTTCGCGCTGTTCGGCGCAGGCTTGAGCTACATGATGCGCCTGGTGCGCAAGGGGCCGGAGGCCCACGAAGCCGAGCCGAGCGACGGTGGCCCGGGCCAGAAACGGACGCCGGCCCGGCCATTGTCGGCCGCCGATGACGGCGAAGGCGTGGATAAAACCGACCGCTCGAACAAGGGGAATTGA
- the cydB gene encoding cytochrome d ubiquinol oxidase subunit II, producing the protein MGIDLPLIWAVVIIFGIMMYVIMDGFDLGIGILFPFVKGERDRDVMMNTVAPVWDGNETWLVLGGAGLFGAFPLAYSVVLSALYLPLILMLIGLIFRGVAFEFRFKAKAEKRHLWDKAFIGGSLTATFFQGVALGAFIDGFEVVNRQFAGGSLDWFTPFTVFCGLALIAAYALLGCTWLIMKTEGKLQEQMHDLARPLAFVVLAVIGIVSIWTPLAHADIAARWFTLPNLFWFLPVPILVLVTMYGLFRAVARNANYTPFILTLVLIFLGYSGLGISLWPNIVPPSISIWDASSPPQSQGFMLVGTLFIIPLILVYTFWSYYVFRGKVTHDDGYH; encoded by the coding sequence ATGGGTATTGATCTTCCGCTGATCTGGGCCGTGGTCATCATCTTCGGCATCATGATGTACGTGATCATGGACGGCTTCGACCTGGGGATTGGCATCCTCTTCCCCTTCGTCAAGGGCGAGCGTGACCGTGACGTAATGATGAACACCGTGGCGCCGGTCTGGGACGGTAACGAAACCTGGCTGGTGCTGGGCGGTGCCGGGCTGTTCGGGGCGTTTCCGCTGGCCTACTCGGTGGTGCTTTCGGCGCTGTACCTGCCGTTGATCCTGATGCTCATCGGCCTGATCTTCCGCGGCGTGGCCTTCGAGTTCCGCTTCAAGGCCAAGGCTGAGAAGCGCCACCTCTGGGACAAGGCATTCATTGGCGGCTCGCTGACGGCCACCTTCTTCCAGGGCGTGGCGCTGGGGGCGTTCATCGACGGCTTCGAGGTGGTCAATCGGCAGTTCGCCGGCGGCTCCCTGGACTGGTTCACGCCGTTCACGGTGTTCTGTGGTCTGGCGTTGATCGCCGCCTACGCGTTGCTCGGCTGCACCTGGCTGATCATGAAGACCGAGGGCAAGTTGCAAGAGCAGATGCATGACCTGGCCCGGCCACTGGCGTTCGTGGTGCTGGCCGTGATCGGTATCGTCAGCATCTGGACGCCGCTGGCCCACGCGGACATCGCGGCCCGCTGGTTTACGTTGCCGAACCTGTTCTGGTTCCTGCCGGTGCCGATCCTGGTGCTGGTGACCATGTACGGTTTGTTCCGCGCGGTGGCGCGCAACGCCAACTACACGCCTTTCATCCTGACCCTGGTGCTGATCTTCCTCGGCTACAGCGGCTTGGGCATCAGCCTGTGGCCGAACATCGTGCCGCCGTCCATTTCGATCTGGGACGCCTCGTCACCGCCCCAGAGCCAAGGCTTCATGCTGGTGGGCACGCTGTTCATCATTCCGTTGATCCTGGTGTACACCTTCTGGAGCTACTACGTGTTCCGCGGCAAGGTGACCCATGACGACGGCTACCATTGA
- a CDS encoding methyltransferase, producing the protein MPLLDSPFAELDLIRQPEQQNEPLQAFDAADEYLLAYLAEQQPAAQTRVLVLNDGFGALAASLAGNVLVTSSGDSFLALQALEKNLVRNGRPFDAVPTLPASEPLTGPFDRVLIKVPKTLALLEEQLIRLQGQLAPGAEVIAGAMIKHLPRAAGDLLERYIGPVQASLAVKKARLLIATPPTSSPGIAPTVSPYPTRYWLDEPKIELLNHANVFCREGLDIGTRAFLPHLPKNLGTARVADLGCGNGVLAIASALQNPEARYTLVDESYMAVQSAAENWRAAFGEREVTIRAGDGLAGQEAQSLDVVLCNPPFHQQQVVGDFLAWRMFQQAREALVVGGALYIVGNRHLGYHSKLARLFRGVEQVAATPKFVILKARK; encoded by the coding sequence TCCGCCAACCCGAACAGCAGAACGAGCCGCTGCAAGCCTTCGATGCGGCCGATGAATACCTGCTCGCGTACCTGGCCGAACAACAACCGGCCGCGCAGACTCGGGTCCTGGTACTCAATGACGGCTTCGGCGCCCTGGCCGCCAGCCTGGCCGGCAACGTCCTGGTGACCAGCAGCGGTGATTCCTTCCTGGCCTTGCAGGCACTGGAGAAAAACCTGGTGCGCAATGGCCGGCCCTTCGATGCCGTGCCGACGTTGCCCGCCAGCGAACCGTTGACCGGCCCGTTCGATCGCGTGTTGATCAAAGTACCGAAAACCCTGGCCCTGCTGGAGGAACAGCTGATTCGCCTGCAAGGCCAACTGGCGCCGGGCGCCGAGGTGATCGCCGGGGCCATGATCAAGCACCTGCCCCGTGCCGCCGGCGACTTGCTGGAGCGTTACATCGGCCCGGTGCAGGCCTCCCTGGCGGTGAAAAAAGCGCGGCTGTTGATCGCCACGCCACCCACCTCTTCCCCCGGCATCGCGCCAACCGTGTCGCCCTACCCCACGCGCTACTGGCTGGACGAGCCAAAGATCGAGCTGCTCAACCATGCCAACGTGTTCTGCCGCGAAGGCCTGGACATCGGCACCCGCGCATTCCTGCCACACCTGCCGAAAAACCTCGGCACAGCGCGGGTAGCGGACCTGGGCTGCGGCAACGGCGTGCTGGCCATCGCCAGTGCCCTGCAAAACCCCGAGGCTCGCTACACCCTGGTGGACGAGTCGTATATGGCCGTGCAATCGGCCGCCGAGAACTGGCGTGCGGCCTTCGGCGAGCGTGAAGTGACGATCCGGGCGGGTGATGGCCTGGCCGGGCAAGAAGCGCAGTCACTGGATGTGGTGTTGTGCAACCCGCCCTTTCACCAGCAGCAAGTGGTGGGCGACTTCCTCGCCTGGCGGATGTTCCAGCAGGCTCGCGAAGCGTTGGTGGTAGGCGGCGCGCTGTACATCGTCGGCAACCGGCACCTGGGCTACCACAGCAAACTGGCGCGGTTGTTCCGGGGCGTCGAGCAAGTAGCCGCCACGCCGAAATTCGTGATTCTCAAAGCCCGCAAATAA